From Glycine soja cultivar W05 chromosome 4, ASM419377v2, whole genome shotgun sequence, the proteins below share one genomic window:
- the LOC114410798 gene encoding uncharacterized protein LOC114410798 — protein MAKPSSDAAIGGITRAKQHLIGKSGNVAACKKTPPNVVEELKEYMATKKSGTTYSTSGSGNMTNIRDFEFGKPIGCDGSEEDEFADSCNAAASAKTKCGTKKGPMDKFCKNPENAINRRKMEMLRQMNIRESMDKNEVLKVHRHIACFWYQAGLSFNLIKLKNFENMVAAIGQYGPHLPIPSYHDIRVPLLKKEVEYTKNLMEGHREQWVKYGYTITSDAWTDRKQRCIINFLINSQAGTMFLKYVDGSDFVKTGEKLFELLDAIVEEVGEENVVQVVTDNGSNYVLAGKLLEEKRKHIYWILCAAHCIDLMLEDIGKLPLIRKTIRRAINLVGFIYAHSSTLSLLRNFTNKRELVRHAITRFVTSYLTLERLHKEKANIRKMFTSNEWTLNKLSKEPKGKEAAKVVLMPSFWNSVVYTLKVMAPLVKVLRLVDGERKPVIGYIYEVMDKAKETIIKSFNNNEESKYKDVFAIIDKRWNCQLHRPLHAAAHFLNPEFFYDNTDLEFDFEVTNGLFECIKKLIPQFDVQQKILTELHLYKIGVDHFGFDFAMAQRKIHSPTYWWRMFGSQTPNLQKLAIKILSLNCSASGYYSKKRNRLEHKRLHDLVFVKYNQQLKQRYNARDEIDPISLNDIDVCNEWLASGVGECMMYTRRKKQKTTSVAVTQTSKKQAMVVGSSSRKQRAVQENVEDLNFEENIDLESEEEEIMVNFEVSDGEEGERHTPLPYDNNEDDYVGIREDD, from the exons ATGGCTAAACCATCATCCGATGCTGCTATT GGAGGAATAACCAGAGCGAAACAACACCTGATTGGGAAGTCGGGTAACGTTGCAGCTTGCAAGAAAACTCCACCAAATGTAGTCGAAGAGTTGAAGGAATATATGGCTACCAAAAAAAGTGGGACCACTTATAGTACTTCTGGCAGTGGTAATATGACAAATATAAGAGATTTTGAATTTGGTAAACCAATTGGATGTGATGGAAGTGAAGAAGATGAGTTTGCGGACTCTTGTAATGCTGCTGCAAGTGCAAAGACAAAGTGTGGGACTAAAAAAGGACCAATGGACAAATTTTGTAAGAATCCAGAAAATGCAATCAATCGGAGAAAAATGGAGATGCTGAGACAAATGAACATAAGAGAGTCAATGGATAAGAATGAAGTATTGAAGGTGCATCGACATATTGCTTGCTTTTGGTACCAAGCAGGTTTGTCATTCAACCtcattaaattgaaaaactttGAGAATATGGTTGCAGCCATTGGTCAATATGGGCCACATTTGCCCATTCCTAGCTATCATGACATCAGAGTTCCACTCTTGAAGAAGGAAGTTGAATATACTAAAAATTTGATGGAAGGCCATAGGGAGCAATGGGTCAAGTATGGTTATACTATTACGTCCGATGCATGGACTGATCGGAAACAAAGatgcatcattaattttttgattaacTCTCAAGCTGGTACCATGTTTTTGAAGTATGTTGATGGCTCTGATTTTGTAAAGACAGGTGAAAAGCTTTTTGAGTTGCTTGATGCCATTGTGGAGGAAGTTGGAGAAGAGAATGTTGTTCAAGTTGTAACCGATAATGGGAGCAACTATGTTTTAGCGGGTAAGTTGTTGGAGGAGAAAAGGAAACATATTTATTGGATTCTTTGTGCAGCTCATTGTATTGATTTGATGCTTGAAGATATTGGGAAGCTTCCCTTGATAAGGAAGACAATTAGAAGGGCAATTAATCTAGTTGGGTTTATCTATGCCCATTCTAGTACCTTAAGTTTGTTGAGAAATTTTACAAACAAGAGGGAATTGGTGAGACATGCTATTACTAGATTTGTCACTTCTTATCTAACCTTGGAAAGGCTCCACAAAGAGAAAGCCAATATTAGAAAGATGTTTACTTCTAATgaatggaccttgaacaagTTATCTAAGGAGCCTAAGGGAAAAGAAGCTGCAAAGGTAGTGCTCATGCCTTCTTTTTGGAATAGTGTGGTTTACACTCTTAAAGTCATGGCTCCACTTGTGAAAGTGCTTCGTCTTGTGGATGGTGAAAGGAAACCAGTCATTGGCTATATTTATGAAGTAATGGACAAggcaaaagaaacaattatcaAGTCTTTCAACAACAATGAAGAAAGCAAGTACAAAGATGTGTTTGCAATCATTGATAAAAGATGGAATTGTCAGCTTCATAGGCCATTGCATGCAGCTGCCCACTTCTTAAATCCAGAGTTCTTTTATGATAACACTGacttggagtttgattttgaggtCACCAATGGTTTGTTTGAGTGCATTAAGAAGTTGATTCCACAATTTGATGTGCAACAGAAAATTCTAACTGAGTTGCATCTTTACAAGATTGGTGTTGATCACTTTGGTTTTGACTTTGCAATGGCTCAAAGGAAAATCCATTCTCCTA CATATTGGTGGCGAATGTTTGGGTCACAAACTCCAAATTTGCAGAAGTtagctattaaaattttgagtttgaaTTGCAGTGCTTCAGGAT attattccaaaaaaagaaataggctTGAGCACAAGAGGTTGCATGATTTGGTGTTTGTCAAATACAACCAACAATTGAAGCAAAGATATAATGCAagagatgaaattgatccaatttctcttaatgatattgatgtgtGCAATGAATGGCTC GCTTCGGGGGTTGGAGAGTGTATGATGTATACTAGGcgaaaaaagcaaaaaacaacAAGTGTTGCTGTTACCCAAACTTCTAAAAAACAGGCAATGGTTGTTGGATCTTCATCAAGGAAGCAAAGAGCAGTCCAAGAAAATGTTGAGGATCTAAATTTTGAGGAGAATATTGATCTTgaatctgaagaagaagaaatcatggTCAATTTTGAGGTGTCTGATGGGGAAGAGGGAGAGAGACATACTCCATTACCATATGATAACAACGAAGATGATTATGTTGGGATTAGAGAAGATGATTAG